The Populus trichocarpa isolate Nisqually-1 chromosome 18, P.trichocarpa_v4.1, whole genome shotgun sequence genomic interval tagtctccagtataTGGGAGGTGTTGCCgagttcttttttaaataatcaaatttaattatgtaattattcgtataaatttatgtagatgcgtagaatgaaatccacagcacgtcgtcagcagatggttgcagctagttcttctagcagcgatgaTGGTGCTGATCACGAAGAGgcatctacgccaacttgtgatgctgcctcttctagcgcagTTTCACAGCACAGAGGCGGTGTGCCTTTACAGTGGGGTCAATTTACctgcaagtaccaggcacaatggaaggataaCCTTCCAATGtcagtttgtttaggttttagttttttttttatacttataacataatttatgaacaactaattaatattttattaattttatttaatttcaggttcacaaacattgaggctgcccgGAAAAtaacatcggcgtttaaatcgtcgatggagatttcattgttttaatGGAGTCAGTTTCCAAACATCTTGAGTggagacctaatatcgatgcatggtttcgatgatttcaggtaggtgttaacttctaatttccagcttatttttaataaattatttttataattttatatcttgtactatttctattttaaatgaattatttatacacaacacaaatttgagtgggatagcgcgaacaacaatgttgtgaggagggtatgggagaatcacgcgacaactaggtaacatcgaaaataatataattttttgttttataattttatgttctaaattctaatttgttactatggaagtaggttgcgtgatttttggtatgacacaaaaaaaaaagcaaaaagatatgCGAGAGATAACAGTCTAGAAGGCTGGAATGAGGTGGTGGTTTGGCGGGagttcaaaccgccattcatctcgggggataTATGGATgcaatatattgagcacgtgatgtCTGATCGGTTCGCACGatgctcacagtccggtgccgacaaccggaaccggcaaattcatggtttggTGACCAtacacactggcggctccgttccatTTAGTGCACAtgcgaagcggatggtaagattaatttaaatgaaatatatcgttaattaattttttgttgcttataaatatatttaacttgcaaccttttttttccttacaggctacgtctcttagacgtgagccgagcccaatggagctgtttgtagagacacatgtgcggagtcaagaccgtcAAAAGGTGGTGCAATAGtttgtggacaaccgtgctcaacacttcGTAGTATGTTcgttcaataattttatttcgtaagttattattttcttgaattgaatatgatgatttaaaaaaaaattcaggagacctataatagccggttgagggagagatatagggacgatccttcgacccatccggattttgatccggatttgtggatggaggtaggatcgtctggtggacccgataaaaatcgggtctacgggttctccaacactacggctgaaaacttgcggatggcccgtagtgtttcaaccgttgggagctcttcatcagtatcgagcactcagtctgaggagttcatggccttgaaacaacaatatgaacgACTCTCGATGAATTATGATCAGTTCCGTCAAATGGTCATGCACATTAGATCAAGGATGAGTGATGATACATGTGCAGCCCCCTTTTGGTCGTACGGTCCTGGGAACAActaacctcctcctcctcctccttttcatGCAGCTCCGCCGTTAttctaatttaatattgttttgaaacacaataaatttgtaatgaatatttagatgaatattatttaacattatttttatatttttaacgtttaatacaattttatttggttaattagtttttttttactattaatcaatataatatttgaaaaaaaaatatttattctaaataatttttttaaaatatttttaaataaatgtcgACGAACTTCCAGACGGAATTTGTCTGTCGGTATTagacagagagttgaaaaaaatttacggtccatgccacaatcaccgacggccagTCCGTTGGTGATTTACCGTTGACATTGCCAACAACCTATATTCGTCGGTATTTTATAGAGAATTCTGAAATATTTACGGCCCATGCCACCATCACCAACGGACTGGTCGTCGATGATTTACCGTTGGAAATACAGACGGAATACGTCCGTCGGTAAAGTTCTAGCgcgagaatttttttttgcgcgCTTTCcccgtctgtaagaccgtcaatgtttgtttttttttttttttgccgacagacttaccgacggaaatgGGAATTACCGACGATCAATATTCCAACAAACATATTCTATCGGAACAAATTTTACCGACGAattatgtgtcttacaccgacggaattattctGTCGATAAAACTGCTTAATGGTGTAGTGattcttcttgtttgatatgaaattcttgtaaaataaaCAACCCAAAGGCTGCCACATAAGTTTCCAAAGCATTAATGACTTCTTGTAGTGAATGAAATccataatttttaagaaaataatgtctttttcattttcgtATTTTACTGACAAATTCTAAGTTCAACTTTAAACATGTTGTTCTCTCTTGTCTGGATGAATTAGCGAGCCTACCATATATTGTCGGAAAGGTAAAAATGTCTAGTTTCTAACCAAATTAAAATCGCATCCAAACTCCTCCTTTAGTTTCAAATATGATctgaaaagtaaacaaaagtTTAAAGAGACACatttaaacatttttaaccCAAACTTTTTAACTTAGATCATTGAACTCCTCGTAGATctatttaaacatttttaaccCAAACTTCTTAACTTAGATCATTGAACTCCTTCATAGATCCACTTTCTTTTAGGTCGTAGAATAGACCAATGAATACTCCTAATGTATCCTTTGATATTGTAGCCAAAACTGCTTTAGGTAGTTACTATGCTGGTGACCAGCTGTTTGGTTGTTGGCAAACAATAATTCCttaatttacttattttgatagttatttttttttctgctagTTTCTTGCTTTGCATTCTTGATGGTAATTTACAACACCATTTCTGTTCTTGTGCTACCTTTTATGTTGTATATTGAAAGcatattttttgctttactGCCACTCCTTTTTCTCTTCCCAATCCTTTTTGCAAGTGTTTGCTATGTTTCTGTTTGTTccatttagatctttttttttgggatatGCATGCTATAATGGAAGTTTCAGGTGGATGCAATCCAGTCTTGTGGAGGACAGATGACAGCTGATGGAAGACGTTTTCGAACAGGTGGTGGGATATTATTGAATACCATGAAAACAAGAGAACCGGTGGCCTATATAGAGATAATGAAAAGAGCAAAGGAATTTGAGCGGTGAGTGTGTGAATGCATCTGATTAATGAACTATTGTTTTGTTCCAGCAAGTAAGCAAAATTTGGGATCATGCCTTAGTGTGAACACAACCATGTATAAATTACATCCTTTGTCACTGTATCTGAGCCACTTCAATGCATGTTACTGATCTTTGTATCATACTGTGCCTCCGCTTGTGTTACATTCCATCTTCTTTTTGAATGCTAACAATCTGCATATCTGATCCTCTCTTGCAGAAGCAATTCAGGAAACAAAATGTTTGGCGAGAACCGGAGCAAAACAATGAGGGTTCCTCTCAAAGGTCTGACTTCGCTTTCATTGATGAGGCGCCAGCCAGTGTACCTGATGGTTCTCAAAATGAGCTTGCATCTCAATATCAGCACGAACAGTCTAGTGCTGATGAGAAACGCAAATCTGTGCATGAGTGGATCAGGGTACCTGTTTCATACGACGACTTGCTTGGAGATGATCTGAAAAATGAAGCATGATTTCTGAACGCAGGGACCAACCTTGGCAGCAATTTTGCACTCGGCTGTGTGGGGatacaaaaataccctttaCGACTTTGACAGGATCGTTTTCTAGTTTTTGAAAGGAAAGTTTGCATAGGCTGTCCGTTTTTAACTTGCAACTGTGTACTTCTTGAACATAGAATGTCCTCTCTTCttcctcaatttaaaaagaactATTTAATCTTATTGTTATGGATGCATTTCCTTTTGCCTTTCATTCTTTAAATAGTAAAGGTACCAACTTATGTCTGAAATCTAAATGAGCATGCCTCGGATGAAAAAACAGATTATATACGGTCTTGAACCCATTATGAGACTATACGGACGGAGAAATTCTGGTTCACATAATAAAGCGTTAGGATGAGATTGGTCGGCATGCGATTTTCGAGTTTTTTGGGGATTACTTCAACTTAAATCGTTGGATGCTTTAATACTCGGTTCTCAAAGTGTTCACTGTTGTTTTGTTGATTATTGTAAAATCTCTCTGCATTTTCAACGATTCTTGTGCCCACTGCATACTATATACTCGGTTCTCAAGGTTTCTCAATGAGAAATCTGAAAATAGCTGACAGTATTACAACATTATGAACATAAGCTGCACTAAAAAGGAAAGAGGGGCAGTGCTCAACTATTACAAGACATTGGCTAAAAGATGAAGTCAGACTGCTGTTTTCTCTTTTCTAGGAAGAGGCAAACCACCGTGCAGTCATCCACTTTCGAAGAAGTAAACTTCCTTTTCCATGCAGCTGTAGCAGCCTCCACCACTGACTTTGCTGCAGCCAGTTCACTATCTGCTGTCGAAATTATGGATACCACTTCTTTGTTGCTAAGCACATCCCACACCTAAGAATCAGGAGGCAAGACGCAAATCAGTACTTATTACTTcacctttgaaaaaaaaaaaaaaaacaaagattccACCAACATCTTTGTGTTGAGTCAGTTGCTTACCCCGTCTGATGCAAGGACAACGAACTGGTCCTTGGAAGTTACTCTGTGATAAGAGATGTCTGGTAATGAAATTATGCCATGATTTTTTAGTATAAAGTCTCCAAAAGCTCGAGACATGGCTAAGCCTGGAGAATCTTCATGAGGTAGCCAGACTCGATGGATGTGTGGCTCTTCCTTTAGTGCAAGTACTCTGCCATTACATTTCCTTATTCTTTCTGCTTCGCCTGGATTATAAGAGgatccaatttaaaaaatgagcgAGAGGATAAGTTTGCATAGGATCATGAAAAATTGTTGTAATTCTGCCTTTTACTTGAGAAGAAAGGATGCCTTACCTGGCACTCCAGGCTTCAAATCTGTAGTTAATTGAACAGGCATGATTCCATTCTGATCATTGATTCTGCCCAACACTGCTCTTGAGTCTCCGAGATTTGCTATAATAAGATCATCACCCTGTTTtcatttttccaaataaaaaacataagaatgagaaaataaataaataaacaccaTTCCTTTACACGTGACCAAAATAGGGATTTGTTTGctcaaaccaaaaccagcaTGCTTTCTTACCTGCCTTAAAACAACCACTGCAGTGGCTCCACTGCAAGAGCAGTCTAGACTTCCTTGAAGCTTGATCTCCTTGTCCATCTCCTTGAAGGCACTAATACAAGCCTCTTTCCATTTATGGAAACCCTCACTTGGTGCTAAACCATCATCTGCTTTCTCATTGTTGTGATCTCTAACAGTCTTCATCTTTGCTGAagcattcttttgatttagcAAGAGCGATGGCAACGTATTTCTCACGATCTTGCTCACTATGTGACCATTCTTTCCATGCCCATCAAAAACTCCACAGAAAGCTCCATGTTCCATTCCATAGCCCTTTAAATAGAAAAGGTTTCAATCAGCAACGGAAgttctaaaaacaaaaggtgaaaTCTAGTGAAGGATAAGTAGCATCAACCAACCTGGTGAAGAACAGCAGCGTCTTGATTTACTCCTTTGCTACCTTCTTTAGAGTAAAGAGAACCAAGCTTCTCAATTCCGTGAGAAACAATAGTTTCTTGGACATGCATGACATTTTCAAGGCCATCATCTGCCTGGTGTATCTCTGAAGATGCAGAGGATATGCAGATTCCCATTTTTCAACTTGTACAGGTTTTCTAATTTCTCTACCAACTTATTGCAAGTCCAATGACCTATGAATATAATGAAATAGTTTCCTTAATCATGAAATTAAGGACCCCAAGAATGGGCATGTTAGctgaataataattattatttataaagctTAGAGTGGCTCCCAGCGAGCTGAAAGCACAAGCTGCTTCAATAAttcactgtttttttaattgttgggtGTTATTTTAGACTACCCCAAGATTCACTTAAAGGGGCATGCATGTGAGGTGTATCTTGTGAGCTTAGTATCTTAACACCCACTATTTCCTGTATGAAACTATTCTTTAATGTGTAACCAAATGGTGattctgaaaaaagaaagaaaaaaaagagagatgaaaTATCCATCCCAATGGAACTTCAAATCATGTTTTAGTAAACAACTAGTTAATTTATTGTCCACACTAGTGCTGCGGTTCTCTATGTATATAGAACCAACTGAGTGTAAagaaataatatctaaattatcGGAAATTTTTTAgcttcatgaaaaaaatcatggtataacaattaaaacttgaaaaattttgatcccattatttatttagcctgagttttaaattgaattgtgTTGGAATTATTACAACATGACCTTATTTACTAGGtaggtttaaagaaaaaaaatcaacttaatactgaatgataaaattaaataaaaatttcatattaaataatagaattaaaaaaataatttgataaaaaagaggtccaaaaacccaaagaaattaagaacaaaaacttatattaaaggctagaattgaaaaagaaaaggataaaaaaaaggggccaaaaaactttgattatatgataaaaaaataattaattttttattaacctaatattttatctttaaaaactcatattaaaggataaaattgaaaaaaaaaacaaaaaataaaaaaaaatagaagaacccaaagaaaataaaaaatcatattaaatgatgaaactagaaaaaaaacaaaagatcataaaaaaagagccaaaaaaattttattatatgataaaaaaacactgaatactgaaagataaaattaaataaaatctcatattaaaatattgaatcggaaaaaaaaaactaaaagataaaattaaaaagagactaaaaaactcaaataaccaataaaaaatcatgtaattgtaaaaaaaagctGAAgcatgtctatttttattttatttttttgaaaaaaaaatacaaaaatggcAGATTGTTTGTTATCAATGGAATTTAAACAATCTTGCTTTCAATATGGATCGAATCTATGACTTCATCTTAATTAAACCATGTATATTAATAACTAAACTAGGACACATATTTATTAACCAagcaattaagataatatattaacaTGTTTCACTTGTTTAtggaatgaaaataattttactcTATATATGTACACATCAAACATGCAACCTTATCTTAAGTCACGCATATATATTTACCATTGAGCTATAATTAATATACATGTGgtaacaaaacaattaaaattatatattaatttgtaaacctcacttcattttttgtttatatatatatatatatcttcaaatCATTTCGGAAAGTTAggataagattaaataaatttaccATGTGAATTTTTAATCTGGGGGGTGGCAAAATATGTCTGGAATGTGgagttattagaaaaaaatggcaatatattagaataaagactaaaaaagaataaaaaacaacatcatcacAAGAAAGTTGGAATCCATCCATGCTCTTAACTGGTGCCGTCCTTGAGCTCATCTTAGCACGTTGTCCATCCAAATTCCAAggggcaaaaagaaaaaaaaaaaaagaaaaagagaaaaaagaggtTGAGTTATGATCCCTGGCCAAAGCAAGAGTTGAAAAAACAGATAGTTGAGTTGATGCCCTTTTTTAAAAGGAGAGGATAGCTTGGATCCATGCCGCTTGGAATTAGTTACAAACAAATCATATGATAGTTAGACAAATTCATCAAACGATGCAAACCATAGTATTAAAATACGATCCAAACCCGGCTGATTTAAGGCTGTAACTGGACCGGGTTGAAGAAAacacagagaaagaaaaaactctgTGTGACCCGACGGGTTGACCCTGCAACCTGATTGACCTGGCAAGATCCGGTCAAAAACTCAATTGCAAcccattgatttttgtttttttactaaaatgatattattttaaattttttaataaaaatattaacctgAAAAATccaataactaaattaaaaactaaaatccaGACCTTCAACCGAACCAGGAATAAAAACTATGATGCAAACAGTCTAaatcataggttttttttagaggaattgtgttttttaataccTAGAAACAAGCGTCATGCCGGCTAATCAAACAATCATGACCGTACAAGCTGTGgtcttccataaaaaaataaattggtggTGTTAACCGTTACGATAATCCACGTTGGCAGgtataattttagtttaattgtGGGTTCTACTCCCAAtaatgtgggtttttttttttctttttctttttcaatgtcGTGCCGTTGGCCAACCAATATTTAACTCTACCGTCATTGGAAGCTTGAAAAATATCATATGCTTTTAGAACCTTGATCAAAGAAAAGGTTTGTGGAGGAAATTCCTAGATTATGAAATCCTAACATGATTAAtaagattgtattttttatagtaatattaataattatgaatgAATTTAAGTTCtagactttttaaaatttatttatgaatatttgataaaaataaaatataaatattttcttattttttcattgttattttttatataattttattaaattaattattattttgttttttatacattttttaaaaaattatcaagtcatgatttttttttattaaaacttgtttttttttcaaattaaagtatgtttttatttaaaaaccaatgatataaaaatatatttgttggaACAAACAAATTACATGAATAAAGAAAGgggttttttattaaagaaatatatttttttctccttaatttaatttattgaaagtttttttattaatatttattttaattaactttattttttatttttaaaaccatgttgctaataaaaaagacatgttattttaaaataaaaaaatacatgggtaaaaatgagattttttacaaaaaaaaatattttttctatagaatttaaataattatatattttactcTTTATGCTACTAATATATTTTGAGATagcaacaaatgtttttttaagaaacccTAGATGCAAACTACTAAGCTCTagatatgaaataataaaaaactaaatcaaagaCAACAAAACCAAAGGAAGCCAAaactaagaagaagaaaataaagaatataaccTGATTTTTAGAGCCTaactctgataccaactaatgCAAACATCTTGATCACATGGTCAAGCAACCCCCAACAAAGTAGATAACAACCCAAAAAGTTGAAAATCCAGTTTGATAGAATCTTGACCTAAAGGTAACCTTATACctaagaaccaaaggtattgGAAAAAGATTTGGCCCAGAGATAATCTTGTATATAAAAACTCTAAGTATGCAAATGATGTCACAAAACCAGTTAATTTTCGATAAGTCAGTGTACGATATTTGTCCCTATAAAGAAATGTTGTTTttccacaaacaaacaaacaaaaaaactcacGTTTATTCTTAAACTTGCTGCCAAAtttgcagaaaaaaaaacataatatagtctcctctaactaaccctaatggaccccttttaggttgcaagctaatgggcctaaactagtaatcaactaacacaagtccaataatgaaataaactcttaaacaatgtctaatgggccacaacaaaaccaaattaaaaaaataattattcaatattaaataaataaaacaagataataaaaacaaagacttCATACCAAAATTCCTCCATATAACCTTAATCTCCAATTTTCGCACATTCTTGGCAGATTTTGAGTCCTGACTTCAAACATGTTGTTCTCTCTTGTCTAGATGAATTACCAGGCCTATCATATATGGTTGAGAATATTAAGATGTCTAGTTTCTAGCCCAACTTGAATCACAACAGCATTCAACTTGTAGCTCCAAATATGTCTCAAACAGTACACAAAGGTCTATTCTGGcatatttgacaagatttgtTAG includes:
- the LOC7467936 gene encoding probable protein phosphatase 2C 72 translates to MGICISSASSEIHQADDGLENVMHVQETIVSHGIEKLGSLYSKEGSKGVNQDAAVLHQGYGMEHGAFCGVFDGHGKNGHIVSKIVRNTLPSLLLNQKNASAKMKTVRDHNNEKADDGLAPSEGFHKWKEACISAFKEMDKEIKLQGSLDCSCSGATAVVVLRQGDDLIIANLGDSRAVLGRINDQNGIMPVQLTTDLKPGVPGEAERIRKCNGRVLALKEEPHIHRVWLPHEDSPGLAMSRAFGDFILKNHGIISLPDISYHRVTSKDQFVVLASDGVWDVLSNKEVVSIISTADSELAAAKSVVEAATAAWKRKFTSSKVDDCTVVCLFLEKRKQQSDFIF
- the LOC7467937 gene encoding uncharacterized protein LOC7467937 yields the protein MATQVYPFLLENELTAIFIDTLDAPFMLDTCRRLKEKKSYMLYTTVGCFGVSALSDLVKEVDAIQSCGGQMTADGRRFRTGGGILLNTMKTREPVAYIEIMKRAKEFERCISDPLLQKQFRKQNVWREPEQNNEGSSQRSDFAFIDEAPASVPDGSQNELASQYQHEQSSADEKRKSVHEWIRVPVSYDDLLGDDLKNEA